Below is a genomic region from Effusibacillus lacus.
ATTCCCTTTAGCCACCTCTTCTTCCAGAATTCGATTGGTAGCAGCCACTACGCGCACATTCACCTTACGCAAGCTGGAATCTCCGACTCTTCTGAATTCCTGGCTTTCAAGAAACCTGAGGAGCTTCACCTGCAGGGCGAGGGGCATCTCACCAATTTCATCAAGGAACAAGGTGCCATGGTCCGCCACCTCGACCAACCCTTTTTTGTCTGAAACCGCGCCTGTAAAAGCGCCTTTGGCATGACCAAAAAGTTCAGATTCTAATAATGTCTCAGGAAGGGCCCCCGAATTAATAGCGATAAACGGTTGTTCTTTTCTGCTGCTCCAGAAATGCAAGGCTTTGGCTATCAGTTCCTTTCCGGTTCCACTTTCCCCTTCAATCAGAACGGGTATATCGCTATCAGCCACCCTCCGGGTGAGTTCCATGAGATCCTTCATAATTTGACTTTGTCCTATAATGGTAAACTGGTTGCTATTAGACAGCAATGCTTGCTTTAACCCGGTGTTGGCTTCTTTCAATGTCTTCTTTTCCAGGGCTTTCGCTATGATGATCTCAAGTTCAGACAAAGCATAAGGCTTTTTCAAATAATCACAAGCTCCCAGTTTCATCGCTTCAATTGCCGTATCTACAGTCCCATGTCCAGTCAACATGATGATTTCCACATCAGGATATTGCGTTTTTGTCGACCTTAGAAGCTCAATTCCGTTCATCCCCGGGAGATTGATGTCAAAAATCCCAATATCAAATGACGATTTGG
It encodes:
- a CDS encoding sigma-54-dependent transcriptional regulator, which codes for MDWKNVRILIVDDETDLINLLVQRFTRKGAKVAGASSSEEAIAELAKSSFDIGIFDINLPGMNGIELLRSTKTQYPDVEIIMLTGHGTVDTAIEAMKLGACDYLKKPYALSELEIIIAKALEKKTLKEANTGLKQALLSNSNQFTIIGQSQIMKDLMELTRRVADSDIPVLIEGESGTGKELIAKALHFWSSRKEQPFIAINSGALPETLLESELFGHAKGAFTGAVSDKKGLVEVADHGTLFLDEIGEMPLALQVKLLRFLESQEFRRVGDSSLRKVNVRVVAATNRILEEEVAKGNFREDLYYRLNVMKLPVPPLRERLDDVPMLVEFFLDKFGRNKNITVTREAMEALCSYHFPGNVRELAHMIERGILLANGREIEPRDLLIPGGAATRRGEDLMQAQAEPENFISLSELEQKYILRVLKACKGNKTQAAKLLGISVRNLYRKLEEYRITELQNRP